The Nitrosopumilus sp. genome includes a window with the following:
- a CDS encoding Lrp/AsnC ligand binding domain-containing protein, with protein sequence MQTYILLTCEPGHEKEIIIHLKSMDGVIEVNGIWGKYDIFLKVHHDAESGLDRIIETLRHVENITSTYTMPILYGQGGSIED encoded by the coding sequence TTGCAAACTTACATTCTGCTGACCTGTGAACCTGGTCATGAAAAAGAAATTATCATTCATCTAAAAAGTATGGATGGCGTCATTGAGGTAAATGGTATTTGGGGTAAATATGATATTTTTCTCAAAGTTCATCATGATGCAGAATCAGGGTTAGATAGAATAATTGAAACATTACGTCATGTTGAAAATATTACTAGTACATACACCATGCCTATTTTATATGGTCAAGGAGGTTCAATTGAAGATTAA
- the fen gene encoding flap endonuclease-1, giving the protein MGLNLKDLVVKEKTTLDAFSTKIIAIDAYNAIYQFLASIRGPDGLQLSDSEGRITSHLSGLLYRNVNFLSLGIKPVYVFDGKPPSLKTAEIERRKQIKKDATIKYEKAVAAGNIEDARKYAQQTTSMKDGMVKESKELLTYFGIPYIEAPSEGEATAAHLTQTGQAYASASQDFDSILCGAKRLIRNFTNSGRRKIPNRNTYIDIVPEIIDTQKTLDALGITRKELIDVGILIGTDFNPNGFERIGPKTAMKLIKQYSRLEEIPQIQEQLQEIDYKQIRQIFLNPKVSDVDEIIFNEVEYEKITNYLVKERSFSEDRIQSTLNRLKKALEKKSQNLDQWF; this is encoded by the coding sequence ATGGGATTGAACTTAAAAGACTTAGTGGTCAAAGAGAAAACAACACTAGACGCATTTTCAACTAAAATTATTGCAATTGACGCATACAATGCAATTTATCAATTTCTTGCAAGCATCAGGGGCCCAGACGGATTACAGTTATCAGATTCAGAAGGAAGAATAACTAGTCATCTCAGCGGTCTTTTATACAGGAATGTTAATTTTCTATCTCTAGGCATAAAACCCGTTTATGTTTTTGATGGAAAACCACCGTCATTAAAAACGGCTGAAATTGAACGAAGAAAACAGATCAAGAAAGACGCCACAATAAAATATGAAAAAGCAGTTGCTGCTGGGAATATAGAAGATGCAAGAAAATACGCGCAACAGACAACTAGTATGAAAGATGGGATGGTGAAAGAATCAAAAGAACTTTTAACATATTTTGGCATACCATACATCGAAGCACCATCAGAAGGAGAAGCAACAGCTGCACATCTTACACAAACAGGTCAAGCATATGCTTCAGCAAGTCAAGACTTTGACTCCATTTTATGTGGAGCAAAAAGATTAATAAGAAATTTTACAAATAGCGGAAGACGAAAAATACCAAATAGAAATACATACATAGATATTGTTCCAGAAATTATCGATACACAGAAAACACTCGATGCATTAGGAATAACTAGAAAAGAATTAATTGATGTTGGGATTTTAATTGGAACTGATTTTAATCCAAACGGTTTTGAAAGAATTGGCCCAAAAACTGCAATGAAGCTAATCAAACAATATTCAAGGTTAGAGGAGATTCCCCAAATTCAAGAGCAATTGCAAGAGATAGACTATAAACAGATTAGACAAATATTTCTAAATCCCAAAGTATCAGATGTTGATGAAATAATCTTCAACGAAGTAGAATACGAAAAAATCACAAACTATCTTGTAAAAGAAAGAAGTTTTTCAGAAGATAGAATTCAATCCACTTTAAATCGACTAAAAAAAGCACTAGAAAAAAAGAGTCAAAATTTAGATCAATGGTTTTGA
- the cofE gene encoding coenzyme F420-0:L-glutamate ligase produces MQIIPIHIEKEIVFADDLSDLILKSQEIKDGDIIVVAQKIISKQEGRLIRLSTVTPSLLAEGISSQYKKDPRIIELILSESKRIIRMRNGILIVESNNGFICANAGIDESNVEQGYATLLPKNSDISAQNIRNAVLQRTQKHIAVIISDTFGRPFRMGQTNCAIGVSGLNPILDYAGTFDSFGNILRVTAIAIADELTSAAELMMGKSLKCPFVIIRGYQFKIEEHMADELIRPENEDLFR; encoded by the coding sequence TTGCAAATTATTCCTATTCATATAGAAAAAGAGATTGTTTTCGCCGACGATCTTTCTGATTTAATTTTAAAATCTCAGGAAATCAAAGATGGTGACATTATAGTAGTTGCACAAAAAATTATTTCTAAGCAAGAAGGAAGATTGATCAGGTTATCTACTGTTACTCCCTCATTACTTGCAGAAGGAATAAGCTCTCAATATAAAAAAGATCCTAGGATAATTGAGTTAATCTTATCTGAGTCAAAACGAATTATCCGTATGCGTAACGGTATACTTATTGTTGAATCTAATAATGGTTTTATTTGTGCAAATGCAGGTATTGATGAGAGTAATGTAGAACAAGGATATGCTACTTTGTTGCCCAAGAATTCTGATATTTCTGCCCAAAATATTCGTAATGCTGTTTTACAACGAACTCAAAAACATATTGCAGTGATTATTTCTGATACCTTTGGTCGTCCTTTTAGAATGGGTCAAACAAATTGCGCAATTGGTGTTTCTGGTTTGAATCCTATTTTAGATTATGCTGGAACCTTTGATTCTTTTGGTAATATTTTACGAGTAACTGCAATAGCAATAGCTGATGAACTTACATCTGCTGCAGAATTAATGATGGGTAAATCTTTGAAATGTCCTTTTGTGATAATACGCGGTTATCAATTTAAGATTGAAGAACACATGGCAGATGAATTGATTCGGCCTGAAAATGAAGACCTCTTCAGATAA
- the proS gene encoding proline--tRNA ligase, translated as MNKEDIGITVSKNDNFSEWYTQVVLKAKLADYAPVKGLIVLRPDGYSIWESLRETFDKKFEKNGIKNGFLPILIPESLLGKEKKHFAGFNPEVFWVTHSGTNKIGDRLALRPTSETLAYTMYSKWIQSWRDLPLKINFWNTALRAEIKATKPFLRTSEFLWQEGHTVHTTQEEAEKEVMKILEIYKKTVEEELAIPVIKGKKSEKEKFVGAVYTTTIESIMPDGKALQMGTSHFLGQNFSKPFEVKFADKDNVEHFAWQTSWGISWRLIGAMIMVHGDDKGLVLPPNVAPIQVLIVPIYKNDEGMNAVLSKVEEIKKNLEVKKIRVYVDDREGLSPGYKFNDGELKGIPLRIEIGPKDIEKESVVIAKRHNREKLNLGFSEIETIATILNEIQKEMFVNAKIQAKVNSIDISDYTEFKLKIETGGFFNAPWCGKTECEEKIKEETGADIRVLPFGSENANQKCIYCNQQSISIPVFARGY; from the coding sequence TTGAATAAAGAAGATATTGGGATTACAGTTTCAAAAAATGATAATTTTAGTGAGTGGTATACACAAGTAGTTCTTAAAGCAAAATTAGCAGATTATGCGCCAGTTAAGGGCCTTATTGTCCTTAGACCAGATGGGTATTCTATTTGGGAATCACTTAGAGAGACATTTGACAAAAAATTTGAAAAGAACGGGATTAAAAATGGGTTTCTTCCAATACTAATTCCAGAATCATTGTTAGGTAAAGAAAAGAAACATTTTGCAGGATTTAATCCAGAAGTATTTTGGGTTACTCATTCAGGAACTAATAAAATAGGAGATAGACTTGCATTAAGACCAACATCTGAAACATTAGCATACACAATGTATTCTAAATGGATTCAAAGTTGGAGAGATCTGCCACTAAAAATTAATTTTTGGAATACAGCACTCAGAGCAGAGATTAAGGCCACAAAACCATTTCTTAGAACATCAGAGTTTCTATGGCAAGAAGGTCACACGGTACATACAACACAAGAAGAAGCAGAGAAAGAAGTCATGAAGATATTAGAGATTTACAAAAAGACAGTAGAAGAGGAATTAGCAATTCCAGTTATTAAAGGAAAGAAAAGTGAGAAGGAAAAATTTGTAGGTGCAGTATACACAACCACTATAGAGTCAATAATGCCAGATGGTAAAGCACTTCAAATGGGTACATCGCATTTTCTAGGGCAGAATTTTTCAAAACCATTTGAAGTGAAATTTGCCGATAAGGATAATGTGGAGCATTTTGCGTGGCAGACATCATGGGGTATATCATGGAGGTTAATAGGTGCCATGATCATGGTACATGGTGATGATAAAGGTTTAGTATTACCACCAAATGTAGCGCCAATACAAGTGCTAATTGTTCCAATTTACAAAAATGATGAAGGGATGAATGCAGTATTATCAAAAGTAGAAGAAATAAAAAAAAATCTGGAAGTAAAAAAAATTCGAGTATACGTAGATGACAGAGAAGGGTTATCCCCAGGTTACAAATTCAATGATGGTGAATTAAAGGGAATTCCACTCCGTATAGAGATAGGTCCCAAGGATATTGAAAAAGAAAGCGTGGTGATAGCAAAAAGACACAATCGTGAAAAATTGAATTTAGGTTTTTCAGAAATTGAAACAATTGCTACAATTTTAAATGAAATCCAAAAGGAAATGTTCGTAAATGCAAAAATCCAAGCTAAAGTAAATTCTATCGATATTTCAGATTATACTGAATTTAAATTAAAAATTGAGACAGGAGGTTTCTTTAATGCCCCATGGTGTGGAAAAACGGAATGTGAAGAAAAAATTAAAGAAGAAACAGGTGCAGACATCAGAGTATTACCATTTGGTAGTGAAAATGCAAATCAAAAATGCATCTACTGTAACCAACAAAGTATTTCAATTCCAGTTTTTGCAAGAGGGTATTAG
- a CDS encoding PHP domain-containing protein: protein MPINAELHCHNSFSNFHVGDKEPPYDCNISIKDQLEQSYNLGLDAIFITNHNTLDGYHQLLEYKNNHAKFKNISVFPAEEITVDTGAHVLAYGIHSEIQAGISLDEVLDKVKDQDSVSSAPHPFSLLDALRDSAKKCDMVEVFNSYNVDILSNARATQFALDNNMIQVAGSDSHVLSTLGRCVNVIDSDNNLDDILHAMRKGKIKIMQTGYALEIETLDHLRYKINNSREYMLDYISEHYPNLKWLFTLLLRIYDSNQNSQMWSLFYKVALYFMKRISEKINFQNQDPSFMKERNLTTMLKMAL from the coding sequence ATGCCAATTAATGCTGAATTACATTGTCATAACTCCTTTTCAAATTTTCATGTTGGAGATAAAGAACCCCCATACGATTGTAATATTTCGATCAAAGATCAATTAGAACAATCCTATAATTTGGGATTAGATGCAATTTTCATAACAAATCATAACACTCTTGATGGTTATCATCAGTTATTGGAATACAAAAACAATCATGCCAAATTCAAAAATATTAGTGTCTTTCCTGCAGAAGAAATTACCGTTGATACTGGTGCTCATGTCTTAGCATATGGAATTCATAGCGAAATCCAAGCAGGAATTTCTCTTGACGAAGTGCTTGATAAAGTTAAAGATCAAGATAGTGTTTCATCTGCTCCTCATCCGTTTAGCCTATTGGATGCACTTCGTGATAGCGCAAAAAAGTGTGATATGGTTGAAGTTTTTAATAGTTATAATGTAGATATTCTCTCAAATGCACGTGCAACTCAATTTGCACTTGATAATAATATGATTCAAGTTGCAGGTAGTGACTCTCATGTTTTATCTACTCTTGGCAGATGCGTAAATGTAATTGATTCTGATAATAATCTTGATGATATTTTACATGCGATGAGAAAAGGAAAAATCAAAATCATGCAAACTGGGTATGCCTTAGAAATTGAAACCCTTGATCATCTTCGTTATAAGATTAATAATTCTAGAGAGTACATGTTAGATTATATCTCAGAGCACTATCCTAACCTAAAATGGCTTTTTACATTACTACTTAGAATCTATGATTCAAATCAAAATAGTCAAATGTGGTCGTTATTCTATAAAGTTGCCCTTTACTTCATGAAGAGAATTTCAGAAAAAATTAACTTTCAAAATCAGGATCCTTCTTTTATGAAAGAGCGAAATTTGACTACTATGTTAAAAATGGCACTATAA
- the serB gene encoding phosphoserine phosphatase SerB, with the protein MLIIFDVEGVLYDEEYLPLLAEKLHKENEIWEITRQGIQGKINWEDGLRTRVAALKGIDEKTCQEVSDALPIMTGAKEACRVLKAAGWKLMAVSGGFGLMMNRLQKELDLDYVYSNDLIFKDGKLEGVTIHVDSDKSKSAKIKIAEWGEKKEDIVCVVDGANDVKLFDICGLGIAYRAQDIVKDLATTTLEEKDLSKILDIINKHYKLELETPTIA; encoded by the coding sequence TTGCTAATAATTTTTGATGTTGAAGGTGTTTTATATGATGAAGAATATTTGCCACTTTTGGCGGAAAAACTCCACAAAGAAAATGAAATTTGGGAAATTACTAGACAAGGAATTCAGGGAAAAATTAACTGGGAGGATGGACTCCGGACAAGAGTTGCGGCCTTGAAAGGTATTGATGAAAAAACTTGTCAAGAGGTATCTGACGCATTACCTATTATGACTGGTGCAAAGGAAGCATGTAGAGTTCTAAAAGCAGCTGGATGGAAACTCATGGCCGTATCGGGTGGATTTGGACTAATGATGAATAGATTACAAAAAGAATTAGACTTGGATTATGTTTATTCTAACGATTTAATATTTAAAGATGGAAAACTTGAAGGAGTGACAATCCATGTTGACTCTGATAAATCAAAATCTGCAAAAATCAAAATTGCTGAATGGGGTGAGAAAAAAGAAGATATTGTTTGTGTAGTGGATGGCGCAAACGATGTAAAATTATTTGATATTTGTGGATTGGGTATAGCATATCGTGCTCAAGATATTGTTAAAGATTTGGCTACCACTACTTTGGAAGAAAAAGATCTCTCGAAGATCTTGGATATTATCAACAAACATTACAAGTTAGAATTAGAAACCCCAACCATTGCATAA
- a CDS encoding PAS domain-containing protein, whose product MPQTEARKILKDAPIMWRRINSIGIILDCNSTYATNLGYTKSEIIGKSIFEHVPKESWEVMNNSLKTWFVTGEVMNRKITFKKENGETFPGLLHASSLYDQSNNLLGSNTVIFDLTQMNDERIVEYEIFFKEANNKLNKIKEKEYNLLDENSKSEYNGLKKMFEMLSAINLRELK is encoded by the coding sequence ATGCCTCAAACAGAAGCAAGAAAAATACTGAAAGATGCACCGATTATGTGGAGAAGAATAAATTCCATAGGAATTATTCTAGATTGTAACTCCACATATGCAACAAATCTAGGATACACCAAATCAGAGATTATAGGTAAATCAATTTTTGAACATGTACCAAAGGAATCATGGGAGGTGATGAATAACTCACTTAAAACATGGTTTGTTACAGGAGAGGTAATGAATAGAAAAATTACATTCAAAAAAGAAAATGGAGAAACATTTCCAGGATTACTTCATGCTTCAAGCCTTTATGATCAAAGTAACAATCTGCTTGGAAGTAACACTGTGATTTTTGATTTGACACAAATGAATGATGAGAGAATTGTAGAATATGAGATTTTTTTTAAAGAAGCTAACAATAAGTTAAACAAGATAAAAGAAAAAGAATACAACTTATTAGATGAAAACTCAAAATCAGAATATAATGGATTAAAGAAAATGTTTGAAATGCTTTCTGCCATAAACTTGAGAGAATTGAAATAA